The Nitrospira tepida genome includes a window with the following:
- a CDS encoding TolC family protein: MRSYVRLLGTATLLCAVALTGAAAFAEEPKSKPLPPIPLSQEEVFAWVDRSHPLLKSAGTEKVVARGRLLRALGAFEPQLVNDTEIERFISSSRPQLGTQTAGFNDTFMDFRHPSGIKGIAGYRYSIGDAVIPDLKVGKDNQILLGASIPLLRGLLVNPESAELQRSELADPRAEVKIAETRQGLFLAAATQLWDLVAAAKLADVAQRAQKVAEDRMKQIEQRAKAGAVAPLDAVEANQEVQRRRESAIAAQRLVEQEQFKMSLFLWEKSEPVTPAIDRVPEFPANQTTPSPETVKANKIQAKADRPEVREIGIEAKLNDIDLELAKNNLLPSLDADASPARSPEKFVLGLGYKFGLELRVPIMQRRGRGEVLEAQGKADRLVLLQKYREQQVVVDVDNALSAIERAKERIAAAADSLRLAKTLEEGERFRFSLGATSVLFVNLRERNSVDSEIQLIRAKADYQKALALYQWAIGAWAKSGPSAVPVSYRQVR, translated from the coding sequence ATGAGATCATACGTTCGACTCTTGGGTACAGCCACGCTGCTGTGCGCCGTTGCGCTGACGGGTGCCGCCGCCTTTGCGGAAGAGCCGAAATCGAAACCGCTGCCGCCGATTCCGCTGTCGCAGGAGGAGGTCTTCGCCTGGGTGGACCGCTCTCACCCCCTGCTGAAGAGCGCCGGCACGGAGAAGGTCGTGGCGAGGGGCCGCCTGTTGCGGGCCTTGGGCGCCTTTGAGCCCCAACTGGTGAACGACACCGAGATCGAGCGCTTTATCTCCAGTTCCAGGCCGCAGCTCGGCACTCAGACCGCCGGCTTCAACGACACCTTCATGGACTTCCGGCATCCCTCCGGCATCAAGGGTATCGCCGGATATCGTTACTCCATCGGAGACGCCGTGATCCCGGATCTCAAGGTCGGCAAGGACAACCAGATCCTGCTCGGCGCCTCGATTCCTCTGCTCCGCGGGCTCTTGGTCAATCCCGAATCGGCGGAACTCCAGCGGTCAGAACTGGCCGATCCTCGGGCCGAGGTCAAGATCGCCGAAACCCGCCAAGGACTGTTCCTCGCGGCGGCCACCCAGTTGTGGGACTTGGTCGCCGCCGCCAAACTCGCCGATGTGGCCCAGCGGGCGCAGAAGGTCGCCGAGGATCGGATGAAGCAGATCGAGCAACGGGCCAAGGCCGGGGCCGTGGCACCCTTGGATGCGGTCGAAGCGAACCAGGAAGTCCAGCGGCGCCGCGAGTCGGCGATCGCCGCCCAACGGCTGGTCGAGCAGGAACAGTTCAAGATGTCCTTGTTCCTGTGGGAGAAGAGCGAACCGGTGACTCCGGCCATCGACCGGGTTCCGGAGTTCCCCGCCAACCAGACGACGCCAAGCCCGGAGACGGTGAAGGCCAACAAGATACAAGCCAAGGCCGATCGCCCGGAAGTGCGCGAGATCGGCATTGAGGCCAAGCTCAACGACATCGATCTTGAGCTGGCCAAAAACAACCTTCTCCCCAGCCTGGACGCCGACGCCTCGCCCGCGCGCAGTCCGGAAAAATTCGTCCTCGGCCTCGGATACAAGTTCGGGCTGGAACTCCGGGTCCCCATCATGCAGCGGCGGGGCCGCGGCGAGGTCCTGGAAGCGCAGGGCAAGGCCGACCGGCTGGTGCTGCTCCAAAAGTACCGGGAGCAACAGGTCGTCGTCGATGTGGATAACGCCCTGTCGGCCATCGAACGGGCCAAGGAACGGATCGCAGCCGCCGCCGATTCGCTCCGTCTGGCGAAAACGCTGGAAGAGGGCGAGCGGTTTCGGTTTAGTCTCGGCGCGACCAGCGTCCTCTTCGTCAACCTCCGGGAACGGAACAGCGTCGATTCGGAGATCCAATTGATCAGGGCCAAGGCCGACTATCAAAAAGCCCTGGCCCTGTATCAATGGGCCATCGGCGCCTGGGCCAAAAGCGGACCCAGTGCGGTCCCGGTGAGCTATCGACAAGTTCGGTAG
- a CDS encoding HlyD family secretion protein: MATEPGKVGLRGQIRSFVDQPTGLDELVVDDLAVSSKLQSWEAVQIPDRLRFSSRLAIKLLLAFLIIIAFVPWTQTITVTGQLSAYSPYERPQWIESQITGRIKKWHIYEGVRVKQGDLIVELDDYDPNFMAPDLLARLEERKKALDQTRKAALERADQLDKRIKEMQNLVKAAVPSAAARVVEAENKVREATQKVEAAKIAVATAELNVDRHKQLAEQGLVSQRELELTIQAAIATKADLQGAQAGLKAAQQAMMALSYGKEQVSAEVLQRLMEAEASRDGSFAEAAKAANELADIELRLSNATQRRLAGHIYAPVDGTVVRMAQVGPGETVKQGDKLVRISPTSMDKAIEMVADGIDAPLLNVGRKVRLLFYGIPAIPLPAWPEVMAGTYGGVIKVIDQVDDGKGNFRFWVVPDPEDRPWPDQAHVRQGTKTMGWVILNRVPLWYELWRRFNLFPPDFQERPPTLIDTLLPKAGTSAK, encoded by the coding sequence ATGGCGACGGAACCGGGAAAAGTCGGGCTCCGAGGGCAGATCCGATCCTTCGTGGATCAACCGACCGGTTTGGACGAACTGGTCGTGGATGATCTGGCCGTCTCGAGCAAGCTCCAATCCTGGGAAGCGGTTCAGATACCCGATCGGCTGCGGTTTTCATCCCGCCTTGCCATCAAACTGCTGCTCGCGTTCCTGATCATCATCGCCTTCGTTCCCTGGACCCAGACAATCACCGTCACCGGCCAACTGTCGGCCTATTCCCCCTACGAACGGCCGCAGTGGATCGAATCTCAGATCACAGGCCGCATCAAGAAATGGCACATCTACGAAGGCGTCCGCGTTAAACAGGGGGACTTGATCGTCGAGCTCGACGACTATGATCCCAACTTCATGGCGCCCGACCTGCTGGCCAGGCTGGAAGAACGCAAGAAGGCTCTCGACCAAACTCGCAAGGCCGCACTGGAACGCGCGGACCAGTTGGATAAGCGCATCAAGGAAATGCAGAACCTCGTGAAGGCGGCCGTCCCTTCCGCGGCCGCGCGCGTGGTCGAGGCGGAGAACAAAGTCCGCGAGGCGACCCAGAAGGTCGAGGCGGCCAAGATCGCCGTGGCCACGGCCGAACTGAACGTCGACCGCCACAAACAGTTGGCCGAGCAAGGGCTGGTCTCTCAGCGCGAGCTCGAACTCACCATTCAGGCGGCCATCGCGACGAAGGCCGATCTGCAGGGGGCCCAAGCCGGACTCAAGGCGGCACAACAGGCCATGATGGCCTTGAGCTACGGCAAGGAACAGGTCAGCGCGGAAGTGCTCCAGCGGCTCATGGAGGCCGAAGCGTCGAGGGATGGGTCCTTTGCCGAGGCGGCCAAGGCGGCCAATGAGTTGGCGGACATCGAGCTGCGCCTCTCGAACGCCACCCAGCGGCGCCTGGCCGGACATATTTACGCCCCGGTGGACGGCACGGTCGTCAGAATGGCCCAGGTGGGGCCCGGAGAAACCGTGAAGCAGGGCGACAAGCTGGTCAGGATTTCTCCGACCAGCATGGACAAGGCGATCGAAATGGTCGCGGACGGGATCGATGCGCCGCTCCTGAACGTCGGCCGAAAGGTCCGTCTGCTGTTCTACGGGATTCCCGCGATTCCGCTGCCGGCCTGGCCGGAAGTGATGGCCGGCACCTACGGGGGCGTCATCAAGGTGATCGATCAAGTGGACGACGGGAAAGGAAACTTCCGGTTCTGGGTCGTGCCGGATCCCGAGGACCGTCCCTGGCCCGATCAGGCGCACGTGCGGCAGGGAACCAAGACGATGGGATGGGTCATCCTGAACCGCGTTCCGCTCTGGTATGAGTTGTGGCGGCGATTCAACCTGTTCCCGCCGGACTTCCAGGAACGGCCGCCCACACTGATCGACACGCTCCTTCCGAAAGCAGGCACCAGCGCCAAGTGA